A window of Bos taurus isolate L1 Dominette 01449 registration number 42190680 breed Hereford chromosome 19, ARS-UCD2.0, whole genome shotgun sequence contains these coding sequences:
- the FBXW10B gene encoding F-box and WD repeat domain containing protein 10B isoform X1 — protein sequence MENLESRLKNAPYFRCEKGNDSVPVCQKCETCVLAWKIFSTREWFWRVGAGFQRRFLVSVLQQLDSLYLLHYFLTLLQTTQGKDLVYHRTRVDLSRKEGKMIQSSWNQKLDETVEQKMREALHWLQNSSQRTKANYTLLLLQMCDPSLLLTATDVIRVLFLREWGDTSGTDPDFTNMFFIPEKGHTHSCDTSQVCWAARTRHTTFPLSKATGKASLHDLVHRGAATAEVQWKSSLQCISEMNRLFSEKASVSKSGLAPATDVLLELDTVRELSSGVSRYRDFIRQLPIHLSKYILSLLDRSTLNRCSFVSQHWAALAQQVKADLSMHSFIQHQITFLQGSYTRGIDPNYANKVIIPIPKMTDDGKRLRVKNQKWKLRTKNDYNLWTAYQNQETQQVQMEERNVFCGSYNIRILSDTWDRNRIIHYSGGDLLAVSSNRKIQLLDIIRVKEIPIRFRGHAGSVRALFLCEEENFLLSGSYDLSIRYWDLKSGACIRIFNGHQGTITCMDVYKNKLASGAKDCQVKEWDIETGKCLKTFKHKDPILDTRINDTYIVSSCEKGMVKVWHMVTAQLVKTLNGHEGAVKCLYFDQWHLLSGSTDGLVMAWSMVGKYERCLMAFKHPKEVLHVALLFLRVISACADGKIRIYNFLNGNCLKVMKANGRGDPVLSFFIQGNRMVINTESNVLLFQFENIKWQYSVERAKQKKKDREEDREENSFAEVLSKSSTQFYSPRDSVSSKQTAQESLLSKPRRSRIFLRASRLPTGVLMETPPSPGKPKSPWKDGRKRLGSQEANGMGAEQENLEAKPVVAGDQKTADDMEKLPKQRYLGISGDLIHRSKKSWCIPMSPDQFLLTVNALQKAHNSGEFAYPRRPQAQIIDVWGPSIPYPRKVLSLKGQAVQQAVDRLRFSTLPIEVKQTSIPLEIQKLQPNLKKSVHGPQVHSTIPQPVLICPRFRGGSKGEDRATSSTDGVRNFSPLTSTQVIKPNRMLAPPAGTAAQAAKKERPRYYSAVDPLRVNTEFMLLTVKEQKEYREAKMKEFQAIKPVGVVDPEKASRAAWIRKIRGLPIDNFMKQGKTAAPELGQNVFI from the exons ATGGAAAACCTGGAGTCCAGGCTCAAGAATGCCCCGTACTTTCGCTGTGAGAAGGGGAATGATTCTGTCCCTGTGTGCCAGAAGTGTGAGACGTGTGTCCTGGCCTGGAAGATCTTCTCCACTCGAGAGTGGTTCTGGAGGGTGGGTGCTGGGTTCCAGAGGAGGTTCCTGGTGAGTGTCCTGCAGCAACTGGACAGCCTGTACTTGTTACACTACTTCCTAACCCTCCTGCAGACCACGCAGGGCAAGGATCTGGTCTACCACAGGACCCGGGTCGACCTGAGCAGGAAGGAGGGCAAGATGATCCAGTCCTCCTGGAATCAAAAGCTGGACGAAACGGTGGAGCAGAAGATGCGGGAGGCTCTACATTGGCTCCAGAACAGCAGCCAGCGGACGAAGGCCAACTACACGCTCCTGCTGCTGCAGATGTGTGACCCCAGCTTGCTGCTCACCGCCACTGACGTCATCAGAGTCCTGTTTCTGAGAGAGTGGGGTGACACCTCAG GGACTGACCCAGACTTTACCAACATGTTTTTCATCCCTGAGAAAGGCCACACACACTCGTGTGACACCTCACAAGTCTgctgggcagccagaaccaggcACACAACCTTCCCGTTGTCCAAAGCTACAGGAAAAGCAAGCTTGCATGACCTTGTGCATCGGGGAGCAGCCACTGCTG AAGTACAGTGGAAGAGTTCGCTCCAGTGTATTTCCGAGATGAACAGGCTATTTTCTGAAAAAGCCAGTGTGTCCAAATCAGGCTTGGCCCCGGCCACTGATGTGCTGTTGGAGCTGGACACTGTCAGAGAACTGTCCTCTGGGGTCAGCAGGTACCGCGACTTCATCCGCCAGCTGCCCATCCACCTCTCCAAGTATATTCTAA GTTTGCTGGATAGGAGCACCTTGAACAGGTGTAGCTTTGTGAGCCAGCACTGGGCGGCGCTGGCACAGCAGGTCAAGGCCGACCTGTCCATGCACTCCTTCATCCAGCACCAGATCACCTTCCTGCAG GGGTCCTACACCAGGGGAATAGACCCTAATTACGCCAACAAGGTTATTATCCCAATTCCGAAAATGACGGATGATGGGAAGCGCCTTCGTGTGAAAAATCAGAAGTGGAAACTGAGAACGAAG AATGACTACAACCTGTGGACTGCATACCAGAACCAGGAGACTCAGCAGGTGCAGATGGAGGAGAGGAATGTCTTCTGTGGCTCTTACAACATCCGCATCCTCTCTGACAC GTGGGACCGAAACAGAATCATCCACTATTCTGGGGGAGATTTGTTAGCTGTGTCATCCAATCGAAAGATCCAGCTTCTGGACATCATACGTGTAAAGGAGATACCCATCAGGTTTCGAGGCCATGCTGGAAGTGTCCGGGCCCTCTTCTTGTGTGAAGAAGAAAACTTTCTCCTGAGTGGGAGTTATGACCTGAGTATCAG GTACTGGGATCTGAAAAGTGGGGCTTGTATACGCATCTTCAATGGCCACCAGGGGACCATCACCTGCATGGATGTGTATAAGAACAAGCTTGCCTCTGGAGCAAAAGATTGCCAGGTAAAAG AGTGGGATATAGAGACAGGGAAGTGCTTAAAGACTTTCAAACACAAAGACCCCATCCTGGATACCAGGATCAATGACACGTACATCGTGAGCAGCTGTGAGAAAGGCATGGTCAAAGTGTGGCACATGGTCACAGCCCAGCTGGTAAAG ACGCTCAACGGCCACGAGGGGGCCGTGAAGTGTCTATACTTCGACCAGTGGCATCTCCTGTCAGGAAGCACTGATGGCCTGGTCATGGCCTGGAGCATGGTGGGAAAGTACGAGCGGTGCCTCATGGCCTTCAAACATCCAAA GGAGGTTCTCCACGTGGCCCTTCTCTTCCTCCGGGTCATCAGTGCTTGTGCCGATGGCAAGATCCGCATTTACAATTTCCTCAACGGGAACTGTCTGAAGGTGATGAAAGCCAATGGCAGAGGTGATCCTGTGCTGTCCTTCTTTATTCAGGGCAACAG GATGGTGATCAACACGGAGAGCAACGTCCTCCTGTTTCAGTTTGAGAATATCAAGTGGCAGTACTCAGTGGAACGGgccaaacaaaagaagaaggaCAGAGAGGAGGACAGGGAAGAAAACAGCTTTGCAGAAGTCCTCTCCAAGTCTAGCACCCAGTTCTACAGCCCAAGGGATTCTGTGTCCAGCAAGCAGACAGCCCAGGAGTCCCTGTTAAGCAAACCTCGCAGGTCCCGCATCTTCCTGAGGGCATCCAGATTACCTACAG GTGTGTTAATGGAGACACCTCCAAGTCCAGGAAAGCCAAAGTCACCCTGGAAAGATGGCAGGAAGAGACTGGGTTCTCAGGAAGCAAATGGCATGGGTGCCGAGCAGGAGAATTTGGAAGCAAAACCTGTTGTCGCCGGAGATCAGAAGACGG CAGATGATATGGAGAAATTACCAAAACAAAGGTATCTGGGAATTTCGGGAGACTTGATCCATCGCTCAAAGAAGTCCTGGTGCATTCCCATGTCGCCTGACCAGTTCCTCCTGACCGTGAATGCCCTGCAGAAAGCCCATAATTCTGGGGAGTTTGCCTATCCCCGGAGGCCCCAGGCCCAGATCATCGATGTTTGGGGACCTTCCATTCCATACCCAAGGAAGGTCCTGAGTTTGAAGGGCCAAGCGGTCCAACAAGCAGTTGACCGACTGAGATTCAGCACTCTTCCCATAGAAGTGAAGCAGACCAGTATTCCCCTCGAAATCCAGAAGCTTCAGCCCAACCTGAAGAAGTCTGTACATGGTCCCCAAGTGCATTCCACCATCCCCCAGCCGGTGCTTATCTGCCCCAGGTTCCGTGGTGGCTCGAAGGGTGAAGACCGGGCCACCAGTTCAACTGACGGAGTGCGCAACTTCAGCCCCTTAACCAGCACGCAGGTCATCAAGCCAAACCGCATGCTGGCTCCGCCCGCAGGCACGGCAGCCCAGGCTGCCAAGAAAGAACGGCCCCGCTACTACTCTGCCGTTGACCCCTTACGAGTGAACACAGAGTTCATGCTGCTGACTGTGAAGGAGCAGAAAGAATATAGGGAGGCCAAGATGAAAGAGTTTCAGGCCATAAAGCCAGTTGGAGTGGTCGATCCAGAAA
- the FBXW10B gene encoding F-box and WD repeat domain containing protein 10B isoform X3, producing MENLESRLKNAPYFRCEKGNDSVPVCQKCETCVLAWKIFSTREWFWRVGAGFQRRFLVSVLQQLDSLYLLHYFLTLLQTTQGKDLVYHRTRVDLSRKEGKMIQSSWNQKLDETVEQKMREALHWLQNSSQRTKANYTLLLLQMCDPSLLLTATDVIRVLFLREWGDTSGTDPDFTNMFFIPEKGHTHSCDTSQVCWAARTRHTTFPLSKATGKASLHDLVHRGAATAEVQWKSSLQCISEMNRLFSEKASVSKSGLAPATDVLLELDTVRELSSGVSRYRDFIRQLPIHLSKYILSLLDRSTLNRCSFVSQHWAALAQQVKADLSMHSFIQHQITFLQGSYTRGIDPNYANKVIIPIPKMTDDGKRLRVKNQKWKLRTKNDYNLWTAYQNQETQQVQMEERNVFCGSYNIRILSDTWDRNRIIHYSGGDLLAVSSNRKIQLLDIIRVKEIPIRFRGHAGSVRALFLCEEENFLLSGSYDLSIRYWDLKSGACIRIFNGHQGTITCMDVYKNKLASGAKDCQVKEWDIETGKCLKTFKHKDPILDTRINDTYIVSSCEKGMVKVWHMVTAQLTLNGHEGAVKCLYFDQWHLLSGSTDGLVMAWSMVGKYERCLMAFKHPKEVLHVALLFLRVISACADGKIRIYNFLNGNCLKVMKANGRGDPVLSFFIQGNRMVINTESNVLLFQFENIKWQYSVERAKQKKKDREEDREENSFAEVLSKSSTQFYSPRDSVSSKQTAQESLLSKPRRSRIFLRASRLPTGVLMETPPSPGKPKSPWKDGRKRLGSQEANGMGAEQENLEAKPVVAGDQKTADDMEKLPKQRYLGISGDLIHRSKKSWCIPMSPDQFLLTVNALQKAHNSGEFAYPRRPQAQIIDVWGPSIPYPRKVLSLKGQAVQQAVDRLRFSTLPIEVKQTSIPLEIQKLQPNLKKSVHGPQVHSTIPQPVLICPRFRGGSKGEDRATSSTDGVRNFSPLTSTQVIKPNRMLAPPAGTAAQAAKKERPRYYSAVDPLRVNTEFMLLTVKEQKEYREAKMKEFQAIKPVGVVDPEKASRAAWIRKIRGLPIDNFMKQGKTAAPELGQNVFI from the exons ATGGAAAACCTGGAGTCCAGGCTCAAGAATGCCCCGTACTTTCGCTGTGAGAAGGGGAATGATTCTGTCCCTGTGTGCCAGAAGTGTGAGACGTGTGTCCTGGCCTGGAAGATCTTCTCCACTCGAGAGTGGTTCTGGAGGGTGGGTGCTGGGTTCCAGAGGAGGTTCCTGGTGAGTGTCCTGCAGCAACTGGACAGCCTGTACTTGTTACACTACTTCCTAACCCTCCTGCAGACCACGCAGGGCAAGGATCTGGTCTACCACAGGACCCGGGTCGACCTGAGCAGGAAGGAGGGCAAGATGATCCAGTCCTCCTGGAATCAAAAGCTGGACGAAACGGTGGAGCAGAAGATGCGGGAGGCTCTACATTGGCTCCAGAACAGCAGCCAGCGGACGAAGGCCAACTACACGCTCCTGCTGCTGCAGATGTGTGACCCCAGCTTGCTGCTCACCGCCACTGACGTCATCAGAGTCCTGTTTCTGAGAGAGTGGGGTGACACCTCAG GGACTGACCCAGACTTTACCAACATGTTTTTCATCCCTGAGAAAGGCCACACACACTCGTGTGACACCTCACAAGTCTgctgggcagccagaaccaggcACACAACCTTCCCGTTGTCCAAAGCTACAGGAAAAGCAAGCTTGCATGACCTTGTGCATCGGGGAGCAGCCACTGCTG AAGTACAGTGGAAGAGTTCGCTCCAGTGTATTTCCGAGATGAACAGGCTATTTTCTGAAAAAGCCAGTGTGTCCAAATCAGGCTTGGCCCCGGCCACTGATGTGCTGTTGGAGCTGGACACTGTCAGAGAACTGTCCTCTGGGGTCAGCAGGTACCGCGACTTCATCCGCCAGCTGCCCATCCACCTCTCCAAGTATATTCTAA GTTTGCTGGATAGGAGCACCTTGAACAGGTGTAGCTTTGTGAGCCAGCACTGGGCGGCGCTGGCACAGCAGGTCAAGGCCGACCTGTCCATGCACTCCTTCATCCAGCACCAGATCACCTTCCTGCAG GGGTCCTACACCAGGGGAATAGACCCTAATTACGCCAACAAGGTTATTATCCCAATTCCGAAAATGACGGATGATGGGAAGCGCCTTCGTGTGAAAAATCAGAAGTGGAAACTGAGAACGAAG AATGACTACAACCTGTGGACTGCATACCAGAACCAGGAGACTCAGCAGGTGCAGATGGAGGAGAGGAATGTCTTCTGTGGCTCTTACAACATCCGCATCCTCTCTGACAC GTGGGACCGAAACAGAATCATCCACTATTCTGGGGGAGATTTGTTAGCTGTGTCATCCAATCGAAAGATCCAGCTTCTGGACATCATACGTGTAAAGGAGATACCCATCAGGTTTCGAGGCCATGCTGGAAGTGTCCGGGCCCTCTTCTTGTGTGAAGAAGAAAACTTTCTCCTGAGTGGGAGTTATGACCTGAGTATCAG GTACTGGGATCTGAAAAGTGGGGCTTGTATACGCATCTTCAATGGCCACCAGGGGACCATCACCTGCATGGATGTGTATAAGAACAAGCTTGCCTCTGGAGCAAAAGATTGCCAGGTAAAAG AGTGGGATATAGAGACAGGGAAGTGCTTAAAGACTTTCAAACACAAAGACCCCATCCTGGATACCAGGATCAATGACACGTACATCGTGAGCAGCTGTGAGAAAGGCATGGTCAAAGTGTGGCACATGGTCACAGCCCAGCTG ACGCTCAACGGCCACGAGGGGGCCGTGAAGTGTCTATACTTCGACCAGTGGCATCTCCTGTCAGGAAGCACTGATGGCCTGGTCATGGCCTGGAGCATGGTGGGAAAGTACGAGCGGTGCCTCATGGCCTTCAAACATCCAAA GGAGGTTCTCCACGTGGCCCTTCTCTTCCTCCGGGTCATCAGTGCTTGTGCCGATGGCAAGATCCGCATTTACAATTTCCTCAACGGGAACTGTCTGAAGGTGATGAAAGCCAATGGCAGAGGTGATCCTGTGCTGTCCTTCTTTATTCAGGGCAACAG GATGGTGATCAACACGGAGAGCAACGTCCTCCTGTTTCAGTTTGAGAATATCAAGTGGCAGTACTCAGTGGAACGGgccaaacaaaagaagaaggaCAGAGAGGAGGACAGGGAAGAAAACAGCTTTGCAGAAGTCCTCTCCAAGTCTAGCACCCAGTTCTACAGCCCAAGGGATTCTGTGTCCAGCAAGCAGACAGCCCAGGAGTCCCTGTTAAGCAAACCTCGCAGGTCCCGCATCTTCCTGAGGGCATCCAGATTACCTACAG GTGTGTTAATGGAGACACCTCCAAGTCCAGGAAAGCCAAAGTCACCCTGGAAAGATGGCAGGAAGAGACTGGGTTCTCAGGAAGCAAATGGCATGGGTGCCGAGCAGGAGAATTTGGAAGCAAAACCTGTTGTCGCCGGAGATCAGAAGACGG CAGATGATATGGAGAAATTACCAAAACAAAGGTATCTGGGAATTTCGGGAGACTTGATCCATCGCTCAAAGAAGTCCTGGTGCATTCCCATGTCGCCTGACCAGTTCCTCCTGACCGTGAATGCCCTGCAGAAAGCCCATAATTCTGGGGAGTTTGCCTATCCCCGGAGGCCCCAGGCCCAGATCATCGATGTTTGGGGACCTTCCATTCCATACCCAAGGAAGGTCCTGAGTTTGAAGGGCCAAGCGGTCCAACAAGCAGTTGACCGACTGAGATTCAGCACTCTTCCCATAGAAGTGAAGCAGACCAGTATTCCCCTCGAAATCCAGAAGCTTCAGCCCAACCTGAAGAAGTCTGTACATGGTCCCCAAGTGCATTCCACCATCCCCCAGCCGGTGCTTATCTGCCCCAGGTTCCGTGGTGGCTCGAAGGGTGAAGACCGGGCCACCAGTTCAACTGACGGAGTGCGCAACTTCAGCCCCTTAACCAGCACGCAGGTCATCAAGCCAAACCGCATGCTGGCTCCGCCCGCAGGCACGGCAGCCCAGGCTGCCAAGAAAGAACGGCCCCGCTACTACTCTGCCGTTGACCCCTTACGAGTGAACACAGAGTTCATGCTGCTGACTGTGAAGGAGCAGAAAGAATATAGGGAGGCCAAGATGAAAGAGTTTCAGGCCATAAAGCCAGTTGGAGTGGTCGATCCAGAAA
- the FBXW10B gene encoding F-box and WD repeat domain containing protein 10B isoform X4: protein MENLESRLKNAPYFRCEKGNDSVPVCQKCETCVLAWKIFSTREWFWRVGAGFQRRFLVSVLQQLDSLYLLHYFLTLLQTTQGKDLVYHRTRVDLSRKEGKMIQSSWNQKLDETVEQKMREALHWLQNSSQRTKANYTLLLLQMCDPSLLLTATDVIRVLFLREWGDTSGTDPDFTNMFFIPEKGHTHSCDTSQVCWAARTRHTTFPLSKATGKASLHDLVHRGAATAGLLDRSTLNRCSFVSQHWAALAQQVKADLSMHSFIQHQITFLQGSYTRGIDPNYANKVIIPIPKMTDDGKRLRVKNQKWKLRTKNDYNLWTAYQNQETQQVQMEERNVFCGSYNIRILSDTWDRNRIIHYSGGDLLAVSSNRKIQLLDIIRVKEIPIRFRGHAGSVRALFLCEEENFLLSGSYDLSIRYWDLKSGACIRIFNGHQGTITCMDVYKNKLASGAKDCQVKEWDIETGKCLKTFKHKDPILDTRINDTYIVSSCEKGMVKVWHMVTAQLVKTLNGHEGAVKCLYFDQWHLLSGSTDGLVMAWSMVGKYERCLMAFKHPKEVLHVALLFLRVISACADGKIRIYNFLNGNCLKVMKANGRGDPVLSFFIQGNRMVINTESNVLLFQFENIKWQYSVERAKQKKKDREEDREENSFAEVLSKSSTQFYSPRDSVSSKQTAQESLLSKPRRSRIFLRASRLPTGVLMETPPSPGKPKSPWKDGRKRLGSQEANGMGAEQENLEAKPVVAGDQKTADDMEKLPKQRYLGISGDLIHRSKKSWCIPMSPDQFLLTVNALQKAHNSGEFAYPRRPQAQIIDVWGPSIPYPRKVLSLKGQAVQQAVDRLRFSTLPIEVKQTSIPLEIQKLQPNLKKSVHGPQVHSTIPQPVLICPRFRGGSKGEDRATSSTDGVRNFSPLTSTQVIKPNRMLAPPAGTAAQAAKKERPRYYSAVDPLRVNTEFMLLTVKEQKEYREAKMKEFQAIKPVGVVDPEKASRAAWIRKIRGLPIDNFMKQGKTAAPELGQNVFI, encoded by the exons ATGGAAAACCTGGAGTCCAGGCTCAAGAATGCCCCGTACTTTCGCTGTGAGAAGGGGAATGATTCTGTCCCTGTGTGCCAGAAGTGTGAGACGTGTGTCCTGGCCTGGAAGATCTTCTCCACTCGAGAGTGGTTCTGGAGGGTGGGTGCTGGGTTCCAGAGGAGGTTCCTGGTGAGTGTCCTGCAGCAACTGGACAGCCTGTACTTGTTACACTACTTCCTAACCCTCCTGCAGACCACGCAGGGCAAGGATCTGGTCTACCACAGGACCCGGGTCGACCTGAGCAGGAAGGAGGGCAAGATGATCCAGTCCTCCTGGAATCAAAAGCTGGACGAAACGGTGGAGCAGAAGATGCGGGAGGCTCTACATTGGCTCCAGAACAGCAGCCAGCGGACGAAGGCCAACTACACGCTCCTGCTGCTGCAGATGTGTGACCCCAGCTTGCTGCTCACCGCCACTGACGTCATCAGAGTCCTGTTTCTGAGAGAGTGGGGTGACACCTCAG GGACTGACCCAGACTTTACCAACATGTTTTTCATCCCTGAGAAAGGCCACACACACTCGTGTGACACCTCACAAGTCTgctgggcagccagaaccaggcACACAACCTTCCCGTTGTCCAAAGCTACAGGAAAAGCAAGCTTGCATGACCTTGTGCATCGGGGAGCAGCCACTGCTG GTTTGCTGGATAGGAGCACCTTGAACAGGTGTAGCTTTGTGAGCCAGCACTGGGCGGCGCTGGCACAGCAGGTCAAGGCCGACCTGTCCATGCACTCCTTCATCCAGCACCAGATCACCTTCCTGCAG GGGTCCTACACCAGGGGAATAGACCCTAATTACGCCAACAAGGTTATTATCCCAATTCCGAAAATGACGGATGATGGGAAGCGCCTTCGTGTGAAAAATCAGAAGTGGAAACTGAGAACGAAG AATGACTACAACCTGTGGACTGCATACCAGAACCAGGAGACTCAGCAGGTGCAGATGGAGGAGAGGAATGTCTTCTGTGGCTCTTACAACATCCGCATCCTCTCTGACAC GTGGGACCGAAACAGAATCATCCACTATTCTGGGGGAGATTTGTTAGCTGTGTCATCCAATCGAAAGATCCAGCTTCTGGACATCATACGTGTAAAGGAGATACCCATCAGGTTTCGAGGCCATGCTGGAAGTGTCCGGGCCCTCTTCTTGTGTGAAGAAGAAAACTTTCTCCTGAGTGGGAGTTATGACCTGAGTATCAG GTACTGGGATCTGAAAAGTGGGGCTTGTATACGCATCTTCAATGGCCACCAGGGGACCATCACCTGCATGGATGTGTATAAGAACAAGCTTGCCTCTGGAGCAAAAGATTGCCAGGTAAAAG AGTGGGATATAGAGACAGGGAAGTGCTTAAAGACTTTCAAACACAAAGACCCCATCCTGGATACCAGGATCAATGACACGTACATCGTGAGCAGCTGTGAGAAAGGCATGGTCAAAGTGTGGCACATGGTCACAGCCCAGCTGGTAAAG ACGCTCAACGGCCACGAGGGGGCCGTGAAGTGTCTATACTTCGACCAGTGGCATCTCCTGTCAGGAAGCACTGATGGCCTGGTCATGGCCTGGAGCATGGTGGGAAAGTACGAGCGGTGCCTCATGGCCTTCAAACATCCAAA GGAGGTTCTCCACGTGGCCCTTCTCTTCCTCCGGGTCATCAGTGCTTGTGCCGATGGCAAGATCCGCATTTACAATTTCCTCAACGGGAACTGTCTGAAGGTGATGAAAGCCAATGGCAGAGGTGATCCTGTGCTGTCCTTCTTTATTCAGGGCAACAG GATGGTGATCAACACGGAGAGCAACGTCCTCCTGTTTCAGTTTGAGAATATCAAGTGGCAGTACTCAGTGGAACGGgccaaacaaaagaagaaggaCAGAGAGGAGGACAGGGAAGAAAACAGCTTTGCAGAAGTCCTCTCCAAGTCTAGCACCCAGTTCTACAGCCCAAGGGATTCTGTGTCCAGCAAGCAGACAGCCCAGGAGTCCCTGTTAAGCAAACCTCGCAGGTCCCGCATCTTCCTGAGGGCATCCAGATTACCTACAG GTGTGTTAATGGAGACACCTCCAAGTCCAGGAAAGCCAAAGTCACCCTGGAAAGATGGCAGGAAGAGACTGGGTTCTCAGGAAGCAAATGGCATGGGTGCCGAGCAGGAGAATTTGGAAGCAAAACCTGTTGTCGCCGGAGATCAGAAGACGG CAGATGATATGGAGAAATTACCAAAACAAAGGTATCTGGGAATTTCGGGAGACTTGATCCATCGCTCAAAGAAGTCCTGGTGCATTCCCATGTCGCCTGACCAGTTCCTCCTGACCGTGAATGCCCTGCAGAAAGCCCATAATTCTGGGGAGTTTGCCTATCCCCGGAGGCCCCAGGCCCAGATCATCGATGTTTGGGGACCTTCCATTCCATACCCAAGGAAGGTCCTGAGTTTGAAGGGCCAAGCGGTCCAACAAGCAGTTGACCGACTGAGATTCAGCACTCTTCCCATAGAAGTGAAGCAGACCAGTATTCCCCTCGAAATCCAGAAGCTTCAGCCCAACCTGAAGAAGTCTGTACATGGTCCCCAAGTGCATTCCACCATCCCCCAGCCGGTGCTTATCTGCCCCAGGTTCCGTGGTGGCTCGAAGGGTGAAGACCGGGCCACCAGTTCAACTGACGGAGTGCGCAACTTCAGCCCCTTAACCAGCACGCAGGTCATCAAGCCAAACCGCATGCTGGCTCCGCCCGCAGGCACGGCAGCCCAGGCTGCCAAGAAAGAACGGCCCCGCTACTACTCTGCCGTTGACCCCTTACGAGTGAACACAGAGTTCATGCTGCTGACTGTGAAGGAGCAGAAAGAATATAGGGAGGCCAAGATGAAAGAGTTTCAGGCCATAAAGCCAGTTGGAGTGGTCGATCCAGAAA